The Nostoc sp. TCL26-01 sequence GATTGGGATTTTTGTTGCATATATCAACAAAAACTTTGATTTTGTCGGGATCACTGAACCATTTGAAAATAGAATCCTTAACCGTAACTAGGGTGAGCGGAAATTTCTCCCTGTCCTGATACCCTTCGGCGTAGGTAACGAAGAGGATCGCTGAACGGATAAAAGCTTTGGCTTTCTCATTAAAGTGGGGTTGTGCCTCTCCATCATTTGTCAGTACAATTAGATCAGCAATTGAAGTCGCTTCATCGTAAACATCAGAATGATTGCCTTCGAGATAAAACTTCTCTAGCAAGTCTAGAGGATTGAATCGAACCTGATACTTGGATCGGATATCTGCGGGAATCGTATTAAATGGATCTATCAGACAAATACGATTACCTAAACGAAGTCTCGTCTCGTATGTACTTAGGAAGTTTTCTCCTTTCGGGTCTAGAACAACAACTGAACCTTGATATACCATCAAATTAGGCTTGACGACAGCAACACCTTTACCCGCACCTGATCCAGCAATTGTTAAAACATGTCCGTCGTCAGTTCTTGACGAGTTAGAGTCCTTTGAACCAGTAACAATCAGTGGCAAATAGCCTGACTGCCTTCCTTTTAGTTCGACTTTCAAACTTACCTCAAGCTCTTCCTTTTTTAACAGAATTACTTCATTAGAGATACCGAGTATATAACGATCCGTTTCTACTTTTACCGCTATGTTATCGCTCTTAATCAAATCTACATTTTTCGCCCAACGTGCGCTACCATGCGTGGTAAGCTGTTCTTCTTCTCCAAACGCTTGACGGCTCCGAATAAAAAGGACAACATTGTAGATAATTGTGATAATTAAAGCTCCCCAAAATCCAAAAATACACAAGGAAGCTGCAAAAATCATCAATCCAATACGTCCGTTCCAAGACGTTAGGGTTCTTCTTAGTAAATAACGTAACTGTGTTCCAATTTCGTATGCTAAAGGTTCCATTATTTTCTCTATATACAATTTTGATCAATCTAGCCCATTCATTAGCATTGATATTAACGGTGGACTATTTCTACCCTTTACAACTTCTTTATAAACAGCCTCTAAGGCGACAGAAAACTGCTCTTAAACTTTCCACGAATCGTCAGACATGTATCAAAATACATTTGACCAAGCGTTGAACCATCGTGGATAATATTTTCTGTTGGGGCAATATAAGCTTCATTAGGCGCAATCTTCAGTCTAATTACTGGATAGTTTGAAAAATATTGCATAAAGTTAAATATTAATGTTTTAGGGTCGTTTGACTTGTCAGTTTCTAAGATATCAAACATAGTTTGCAAAGACAGATTAACCAATAATAGAAAACGGTCTTCATGACCTAAGTTGATACAAATTCGGTTCCGAGAAAGATGTCGTTCTTTCAAAGAAGCTCCATACCAACTATCCAAATGCAAACCAATATAACAATTTCTTTCATAATCTACGGTGCTAGTAATAAGCCCAGGTAAATTTAGTGAAATTCCTATTCCTTCAAAATATTGAGATGCCGTTTCACTTAAAGGCGCAATATATTCAATAACTTGGGAAATTCCTTTCTGACAATCGGAAGTTTTTTTGAGATTAAACAAGGTCTGCTCTTTCTCTATCTTGGTAGAGTCACGTAGTTGTTTAAAGGGTGCTAACACATCATCTGGAATGCGTATAATGCTAACCCAATTCCCAGATTCAAATGGGGCTTTTGTAACTCTAAGCAACTTAGATTCTTCAGTATTTGGCACTCGCCAATCACTTTTTGGGATATAAGCGATGGGACTATAGCGTTGAGTGGGTATTAATAGATTTGAGGCATTAATTATGCCTGTATTCAAGTGTATTCTTGAATCAGGAGAATCCAGAGAGGTATGACCATCAAAGATTTTAATTCCGGATATTAAATTTAATGTACACATTTAAAATGTATGTTTTAATGGAATAATGGCGGATTATATTTCCTTTATCAAATGAAAGTCTGATAAGGCTTTTAGAAAACTTGGTAGTGGTAAATATGTAGTGATATAGGAGTCATATTTGATTTTTGAATAAAAATCAGTACATCTTTAATTCCTTCTTCCCTGTTCCCTATTCCCTGTCTCTACTAGTGATTCAGTAATCAAATCGGATTGCTATAGCAGAGGCTGAAACTCTTGTTATACAGGGACTAACAAGAGAAAAATCACTACTTCTATACCACTGCCGAAAACTTTTATATATATTGATTGTGTGCTATTTCATCAACATTCCTTAACTGAAGTTTATTCTCAAAATATTCCAAAATAACATCTACTGTGGCTTGCGTATGGATGCGGCAGTGAATTGTTTCCATAACGTCAAAACGTCCGTTCTCAAAAAATTTATTTGCGGGGAACCCGCCGCCGCATACTTTCCAGTACGCACA is a genomic window containing:
- a CDS encoding type IV secretory system conjugative DNA transfer family protein — encoded protein: MEPLAYEIGTQLRYLLRRTLTSWNGRIGLMIFAASLCIFGFWGALIITIIYNVVLFIRSRQAFGEEEQLTTHGSARWAKNVDLIKSDNIAVKVETDRYILGISNEVILLKKEELEVSLKVELKGRQSGYLPLIVTGSKDSNSSRTDDGHVLTIAGSGAGKGVAVVKPNLMVYQGSVVVLDPKGENFLSTYETRLRLGNRICLIDPFNTIPADIRSKYQVRFNPLDLLEKFYLEGNHSDVYDEATSIADLIVLTNDGEAQPHFNEKAKAFIRSAILFVTYAEGYQDREKFPLTLVTVKDSIFKWFSDPDKIKVFVDICNKNPNLRSVAGAIQMIASEERQSVLATVLRHSEFLDSENVRNSLGASDFDANNLKNDKMSIYLVLPANRIKSYSRLARVWIGSLLQYIMHNTATPRHRVLFMLDEIGQLGKLDLLLQALTLGRGFGLDIWMLFQDVGQIKSAYGENTLPTFFANSKYQQFFGVRDLETAKWVSERLGKGTILTSQYGITEGRTSGYNHGNGNNSSGDTNYSSGYNSGSSKSESLTFSNIGRELLQPDEVMRLGEKELIILMSDRHPIRAEKYDIRDKYFLDALIRLAIPGATSNQYLASGE